A DNA window from Streptomyces sp. CA-278952 contains the following coding sequences:
- the cobT gene encoding nicotinate-nucleotide--dimethylbenzimidazole phosphoribosyltransferase: MTDTGQIPGEGLPENAGMVEQPGVPAPDAYTFLDPSEHTPEDDDLLLMPTSQGAWSDPQAAPAPAQGQPAAQTAVAQPAAPEQGATRTQAQQLPAQQGQAAPAAPVETHSTHESGGRDSGSVDLNGVRNPAPAPVGAHTAAAPAPARRPLHRGPASAEAPAYGGTQGGVVRSLADRGPAGATRTAAPARHAGLPTAGPEYIDVPAEDPATLPGPQLGEIPPQAGAPWGAQPPQPEPEQVIAEPAPADTAQQPEQVRMVEAEQAAVAPGVVEQALTVEQAEAVPEAVVEAEEPVQEVPPVEAAEAFEAVQPAEPVAVPVAPAEPAPAPAAVSAAPVEQPVQPEQPAAVAQPEQAPQAVPAETVVPEPAAVQTPPAGPVVVPEPEAARPEAPAEAPAQAPADEVAASGPPEPVAAQHGAAAAPEPEAQAEPVEAAAPEPQAPAQETPVVEPVVQPEAAVPEQERPDEPAPEPAPAAAVAESPGAVAAPVAVAAPEAAVAPEVVAPESAAEPLAPEPIAVEPVEPVEAMEPVGPVESAEPATEEAEGVEGTEAQEPTARQLPVTEREATPAPAPEPGGAPAAAAADVAVPEAAEDGTGPEVIETPELPEPPAPDHQAPAVDHQAQAEAPQPIEAPQHTEEPQQPEAAQQLEEPAEAAEPAGQAEPFTPPAPGYDDAEREAVLRVMRERRDIRNGFRSDPIPHEVLLRVLEAAHHAPSVGHSQPWDFVVIRSAETRRSMHELAQSQRDAYAKSLPKGRAKQFKELKIEAILDTPVNIVVTADPTRGGRHTLGRHTQPQMAPYSSALAVENLWLAARAEGLGVGWVSFFDEREMVRALGLPEHLEVVAYLCVGYVDEFPEEPELMQAGWSKRRPLSWVVHEETYGRRALPGAEPHDLLQETISAIRPLDAKALGESWERQKRMTKPAGALGMLEIISAQLSGLSRMCPPPIPEPAAVAIFAGDHGVHAQGVTAWPQEVTAQMVANFLGGGAVCNAFAAQVGAEVCVVDVGVASDLPATPGLLPRKVRAGTADFTTGPALSREEVLAAIEVGIETARDLVAAGNKALLTGEMGIANTTASAALICVYTGIDASEVTGRGTGINDEMHARKVDVVRRALDLHQPDPADPIGVLAAVGGLEHAAMAGFLLGGASLRTPVILDGVSAGAAALVARAIAPEALAACIAGHRSAEPGHVAALNKLGLRPLVDLDLRLGEGTGALLALPIVQSAARAMHEVATFDSAGVTEK, from the coding sequence ATGACTGACACCGGCCAGATCCCGGGCGAGGGACTGCCGGAGAACGCAGGCATGGTGGAGCAGCCGGGCGTCCCCGCCCCGGACGCGTACACCTTCCTCGACCCCTCCGAGCACACTCCCGAGGACGACGACCTTCTGCTGATGCCCACCTCCCAGGGCGCCTGGAGCGACCCGCAGGCCGCCCCGGCCCCCGCGCAGGGCCAGCCCGCCGCGCAGACCGCGGTGGCGCAGCCCGCCGCTCCCGAACAGGGTGCGACCCGGACCCAGGCCCAGCAGCTCCCCGCGCAGCAGGGCCAGGCCGCTCCCGCCGCCCCCGTCGAGACGCACAGCACCCATGAGTCCGGTGGCCGCGACTCCGGCTCCGTGGACCTCAACGGCGTACGCAACCCCGCGCCCGCACCGGTCGGCGCGCACACGGCCGCCGCCCCCGCTCCTGCCCGCCGCCCGCTGCACCGGGGCCCCGCCTCCGCCGAGGCCCCGGCGTACGGGGGTACACAGGGCGGCGTCGTGCGCTCGCTGGCCGACCGGGGTCCCGCCGGGGCCACCCGGACCGCCGCCCCCGCACGCCACGCGGGCCTGCCGACGGCCGGCCCCGAGTACATCGACGTCCCGGCCGAGGATCCCGCGACCCTGCCCGGCCCGCAGCTGGGCGAGATCCCGCCGCAGGCCGGCGCCCCGTGGGGGGCTCAGCCGCCGCAGCCGGAGCCGGAGCAGGTCATCGCGGAGCCGGCGCCGGCCGATACGGCTCAGCAGCCGGAGCAGGTTCGGATGGTCGAGGCCGAGCAGGCGGCGGTCGCGCCCGGAGTGGTCGAGCAGGCCCTGACGGTCGAACAGGCCGAAGCCGTGCCCGAAGCCGTTGTCGAGGCCGAGGAGCCGGTCCAGGAGGTGCCGCCGGTCGAGGCGGCTGAGGCGTTTGAGGCGGTACAGCCGGCCGAGCCGGTGGCGGTTCCGGTGGCCCCGGCGGAGCCCGCACCCGCCCCGGCGGCGGTTTCGGCGGCCCCGGTCGAGCAGCCGGTGCAGCCCGAGCAGCCCGCCGCCGTTGCGCAGCCCGAGCAGGCCCCGCAGGCCGTCCCGGCAGAAACGGTCGTTCCCGAGCCGGCCGCCGTCCAGACGCCCCCCGCCGGTCCCGTCGTCGTCCCGGAGCCCGAGGCGGCCCGGCCGGAGGCTCCGGCAGAGGCACCCGCTCAGGCTCCGGCCGACGAGGTTGCCGCATCCGGGCCGCCGGAGCCGGTGGCGGCGCAGCACGGTGCTGCAGCGGCCCCGGAGCCCGAGGCCCAGGCGGAACCGGTGGAGGCCGCGGCCCCCGAACCCCAGGCCCCGGCCCAGGAAACGCCCGTCGTCGAGCCGGTGGTACAGCCCGAGGCCGCGGTGCCCGAGCAGGAGAGGCCCGACGAGCCGGCCCCCGAGCCGGCCCCGGCGGCAGCAGTGGCCGAGAGCCCGGGCGCCGTCGCTGCTCCGGTAGCCGTTGCGGCCCCGGAGGCGGCTGTCGCCCCGGAAGTGGTTGCGCCGGAGTCGGCGGCCGAGCCGCTCGCCCCCGAGCCCATCGCTGTGGAGCCGGTGGAGCCGGTGGAGGCGATGGAGCCCGTCGGACCGGTGGAGTCGGCCGAGCCCGCGACGGAGGAAGCGGAGGGAGTTGAGGGAACGGAGGCGCAGGAGCCGACGGCCCGGCAACTCCCCGTAACGGAGCGGGAAGCCACCCCGGCCCCTGCTCCCGAGCCCGGCGGCGCACCCGCGGCAGCGGCGGCCGACGTGGCCGTGCCCGAAGCAGCCGAGGACGGCACCGGCCCCGAGGTCATCGAGACACCGGAGCTCCCGGAGCCGCCGGCGCCCGACCACCAGGCACCCGCCGTCGACCACCAGGCACAGGCTGAAGCACCGCAGCCCATCGAAGCACCGCAGCACACCGAGGAACCGCAGCAGCCCGAAGCGGCACAGCAGCTCGAAGAGCCCGCCGAAGCTGCGGAACCCGCCGGACAGGCCGAGCCGTTCACCCCGCCCGCCCCCGGTTACGACGACGCCGAACGGGAAGCGGTCCTGCGGGTCATGCGCGAGCGCCGGGACATCCGCAACGGCTTCCGCAGCGACCCGATTCCGCACGAGGTCCTGCTCCGGGTGCTGGAGGCGGCACACCACGCGCCGAGCGTCGGCCACTCCCAGCCGTGGGACTTCGTCGTCATCCGCTCCGCGGAGACCCGTCGCTCCATGCACGAACTGGCCCAGAGCCAGCGCGACGCCTACGCCAAGTCGCTGCCCAAGGGCCGGGCGAAGCAGTTCAAGGAACTGAAGATCGAGGCGATCCTCGACACCCCGGTCAACATCGTCGTCACCGCCGACCCCACCCGCGGCGGCCGCCACACCCTCGGCCGGCACACCCAGCCGCAGATGGCCCCCTACTCCTCGGCGCTGGCCGTGGAGAACCTGTGGCTGGCGGCCCGCGCCGAGGGCCTCGGCGTCGGCTGGGTCAGCTTCTTCGACGAGCGGGAGATGGTCCGCGCGCTCGGCCTCCCCGAGCACCTGGAGGTCGTGGCCTACCTGTGCGTCGGTTACGTCGACGAGTTCCCCGAGGAGCCCGAGCTGATGCAGGCGGGCTGGTCGAAGCGCCGCCCGCTGTCCTGGGTCGTCCACGAGGAGACGTACGGCCGTCGCGCGCTGCCCGGTGCCGAGCCGCACGACCTGCTCCAGGAGACGATCTCCGCCATCCGCCCGCTGGACGCGAAGGCGCTCGGCGAGTCGTGGGAACGCCAGAAGCGGATGACGAAGCCCGCCGGAGCGCTCGGCATGCTGGAGATCATCTCCGCACAGCTGTCCGGGCTCTCCCGGATGTGCCCGCCGCCGATCCCGGAGCCCGCGGCTGTCGCGATCTTCGCCGGCGACCACGGCGTGCACGCCCAGGGCGTCACCGCCTGGCCGCAGGAGGTCACCGCCCAGATGGTGGCGAACTTCCTGGGCGGCGGAGCCGTCTGCAACGCCTTCGCGGCCCAGGTCGGCGCGGAGGTCTGTGTCGTGGACGTGGGCGTGGCCTCGGACCTGCCGGCGACCCCGGGGCTGCTGCCCCGCAAGGTACGCGCGGGAACGGCGGACTTCACGACGGGCCCCGCACTCTCCAGGGAAGAGGTCCTCGCGGCGATCGAGGTGGGCATCGAGACCGCCCGGGACCTGGTGGCGGCAGGCAACAAGGCCCTGCTCACCGGCGAGATGGGCATCGCCAACACCACCGCGTCGGCGGCCCTGATCTGCGTGTACACGGGGATCGACGCCTCCGAGGTGACCGGCCGGGGGACCGGCATCAACGACGAGATGCACGCCCGCAAGGTCGACGTCGTCCGCCGCGCCCTCGACCTGCACCAGCCGGACCCGGCCGACCCGATCGGTGTTCTCGCGGCGGTCGGCGGCCTGGAGCACGCCGCGATGGCCGGCTTCCTCCTGGGCGGAGCCTCCCTGCGTACGCCGGTGATCCTGGACGGCGTGAGCGCCGGCGCGGCGGCCCTGGTGGCCCGCGCCATCGCCCCCGAGGCACTGGCGGCCTGCATCGCCGGCCACCGCAGCGCGGAGCCCGGCCACGTGGCCGCGCTCAACAAGCTGGGCCTGCGCCCGCTGGTCGACCTCGACCTGCGACTGGGCGAGGGAACCGGCGCGCTGCTGGCGCTCCCGATCGTGCAGAGCGCGGCGCGCGCGATGCACGAAGTGGCGACGTTCGACTCGGCGGGCGTGACGGAGAAGTAG